From a region of the Paenibacillus sp. FSL R10-2734 genome:
- a CDS encoding FUSC family protein, with amino-acid sequence MSEGLQDRLEKYGFSLYMIRITLAASLSWVAVHSLYGNQYLYFAPLAAILITQSSVKASLEKGLYRLMGIIIGGIVSLIIGQFLDVGPFSILLILLIGIGIATACKLNIQAVSQVGVTSVLALTFYQNHYVLWRVAETFIGVLIALVINMIIVPPNRFVKVKALAFEGSLLLADALKDLVGIRPNTSKDNNMLEQAGKLLSNSSKQQKEMFYTITHYQCRGELKGLIQATSHLKSIHSYVEKIADDIRLLPAHHASSDWMKDVLEATADCIALYGTRTLSDAECQSSLTDCIERARDLQLASFSELQGNVSLSSIRDLGAVFSHLNRVLEEVERAKSATYVVATRPSSAEVARAFRFIKKGLSQKL; translated from the coding sequence ATGAGCGAGGGGTTACAAGACCGCCTTGAAAAATATGGCTTCTCACTTTACATGATACGAATTACGCTGGCCGCTTCACTTTCTTGGGTTGCCGTACACAGCCTATATGGTAACCAATATTTATACTTTGCACCACTAGCGGCCATCCTCATCACTCAAAGCAGCGTTAAAGCATCTCTTGAAAAAGGGCTCTACCGCCTGATGGGCATTATTATTGGCGGCATTGTCAGCCTGATTATAGGCCAGTTCTTGGATGTGGGTCCATTCTCTATCCTGCTCATTCTACTTATCGGGATTGGGATTGCCACTGCCTGTAAGTTGAATATTCAAGCCGTTTCACAGGTTGGTGTTACTTCTGTCTTAGCCCTTACCTTTTATCAGAATCACTACGTGCTTTGGAGAGTTGCTGAAACTTTTATTGGTGTACTGATTGCCCTAGTCATAAATATGATTATCGTGCCGCCTAACAGGTTCGTCAAGGTAAAAGCATTGGCATTCGAAGGAAGTCTTTTACTAGCGGACGCATTAAAGGATCTCGTAGGTATAAGACCAAATACCTCGAAGGACAATAATATGCTGGAGCAGGCTGGTAAACTTCTTTCCAACAGCAGCAAGCAGCAAAAAGAAATGTTCTATACCATCACACATTATCAGTGCCGTGGTGAACTGAAGGGACTCATACAGGCTACCTCACATCTAAAGAGCATTCATTCCTACGTCGAAAAAATTGCAGATGACATTCGCCTTCTACCCGCGCATCATGCCTCATCGGACTGGATGAAGGATGTGCTGGAGGCAACTGCAGATTGCATCGCTCTTTATGGAACCAGAACCTTGTCAGACGCCGAGTGCCAAAGTTCTCTTACGGATTGTATAGAGCGTGCTCGTGACCTGCAATTGGCCAGTTTCTCTGAACTGCAAGGGAATGTTTCGCTATCAAGCATTCGTGATCTTGGTGCGGTCTTTAGTCACTTAAACCGGGTGCTGGAGGAAGTAGAGCGTGCTAAATCTGCTACTTATGTCGTAGCAACTCGGCCCTCATCGGCTGAAGTCGCACGTGCTTTCCGTTTTATTAAAAAGGGACTCTCCCAGAAGCTATAA
- a CDS encoding ABC transporter ATP-binding protein, whose translation MQEGTIISFENVIKQYDDEDPVLKGVSFEIERGKFYTLLGPSGCGKTTILRLIAGFAEPTGGSIYLNGKVINHIPANERQVNTVFQDYALFPHLNVFENVAFGLRIKKLKKDVITKKVQEALSFVNLVGYEQRAINEMSGGQRQRVAIARAIVNEPQVLLLDEPLSALDLKLRTEMQYILREMQQRLGITFIFVTHDQEEALAMSDWIFVMNKGKIEQSGTPNDIYDEPINRFVADFIGESNIVPGVMIEDYLVEFNGRRFECFDAGLKPNESVEIVIRPEDLEISTLEQGKLRVRVDSQLFRGVHYEISCYDESGHEWLVHSTRKATVGSEIGLYFDPEAIHVMRFGETEEEFDKRLEAYAEVESHEE comes from the coding sequence ATTCAGGAAGGCACCATTATTTCATTTGAAAATGTTATTAAGCAATACGACGACGAAGATCCGGTGTTAAAAGGAGTCAGCTTTGAAATAGAGCGCGGCAAATTCTATACACTACTTGGTCCATCAGGCTGTGGTAAAACGACTATTCTACGGTTGATCGCTGGGTTCGCTGAGCCAACAGGCGGTTCTATCTATTTAAACGGTAAAGTAATTAACCACATTCCCGCCAATGAGCGGCAGGTCAATACGGTATTTCAGGATTACGCGTTGTTTCCACACTTGAACGTATTCGAGAACGTGGCTTTCGGACTGCGCATTAAGAAGCTTAAGAAAGACGTCATCACGAAGAAGGTGCAGGAAGCGCTAAGCTTCGTTAACCTTGTGGGCTATGAGCAGCGTGCTATTAACGAAATGTCTGGTGGTCAGCGTCAGCGTGTGGCCATTGCTCGTGCGATTGTGAATGAGCCGCAGGTTCTATTGCTGGACGAGCCTTTATCAGCGCTCGATCTGAAGCTGCGCACAGAGATGCAGTACATACTGCGTGAAATGCAGCAGCGGTTAGGCATTACCTTTATTTTCGTTACACATGACCAGGAAGAGGCACTCGCGATGTCCGACTGGATTTTTGTTATGAACAAAGGGAAAATCGAGCAAAGCGGTACACCTAACGATATTTATGATGAGCCGATTAACCGTTTCGTGGCTGATTTTATTGGCGAGTCCAACATTGTGCCGGGAGTTATGATTGAAGACTATTTGGTGGAGTTTAACGGACGGCGCTTTGAATGTTTTGATGCCGGGCTTAAACCAAATGAATCAGTGGAGATTGTTATTCGTCCAGAGGATTTAGAAATTTCCACGCTGGAGCAGGGTAAACTACGTGTGCGAGTGGATTCCCAGTTGTTCCGGGGCGTACACTATGAAATCAGCTGTTATGATGAATCTGGACATGAATGGCTTGTGCATTCTACACGTAAGGCGACTGTAGGCAGTGAAATTGGCCTTTATTTTGATCCAGAAGCGATTCATGTTATGCGTTTCGGTGAAACGGAGGAAGAGTTCGACAAACGTCTGGAAGCTTACGCCGAGGTGGAGAGTCATGAAGAATAA
- a CDS encoding ABC transporter permease, which yields MKNKGRSYYLIPYYLWIALFVIAPVLLVIYYSLFDLDGHLTLDNYVNFFTPVYLKMTLTSFWYAFLITAFSLLVAYPAAYLLTRTKHKQLWLLLIILPTWINLLLKTYAFIGIFGTFGPINNFFDLLGIGEQQILFTGFSFVFVSVYIFIPFMILPIYSALEDLNLSLLDAARDLGASGWTTFRRVIFPLTISGVRAGCMAVFIPALSLFMITRLIAGNRVITLGTAIEQHFLVTQDWGMGSTVAVFLIAIMALFMIITGGSRRGVRNEK from the coding sequence ATGAAGAATAAGGGCAGATCGTATTATCTCATCCCTTATTACCTGTGGATCGCCTTGTTTGTAATCGCACCGGTGTTACTTGTCATCTATTATTCTCTATTTGATCTGGATGGGCATCTTACGCTAGATAACTACGTGAACTTCTTTACACCTGTGTACTTAAAAATGACGCTGACCTCATTCTGGTACGCGTTTCTGATCACAGCATTCTCTTTGCTGGTCGCCTATCCGGCGGCTTATCTGTTGACGAGAACGAAGCATAAGCAGCTATGGTTATTGCTGATTATTTTACCGACCTGGATTAATTTGCTGCTGAAAACTTACGCTTTTATAGGCATATTTGGTACGTTCGGACCGATTAACAATTTCTTTGATCTGCTTGGAATCGGAGAACAGCAAATTTTGTTTACGGGCTTCAGCTTTGTATTTGTATCTGTCTATATCTTTATCCCATTCATGATCTTGCCGATCTACAGCGCTTTGGAGGACCTCAATTTATCCTTGCTGGATGCGGCGCGTGATTTGGGTGCTTCGGGCTGGACAACGTTCCGGCGCGTTATTTTTCCTTTGACCATTTCGGGTGTGCGTGCAGGCTGTATGGCAGTATTCATACCAGCACTGTCCCTGTTTATGATTACTCGTCTGATTGCGGGCAACAGGGTCATTACGCTCGGCACTGCGATTGAGCAGCATTTTCTGGTCACACAGGACTGGGGTATGGGCTCTACGGTTGCAGTGTTTCTGATTGCTATTATGGCGCTGTTCATGATTATTACAGGCGGATCGCGGAGAGGGGTGCGGAATGAGAAATAA